One Qipengyuania gaetbuli genomic region harbors:
- a CDS encoding DNA polymerase III subunit gamma/tau, which translates to MGDSPENTDSLPWESEAEEAAPSAAELEAAGQESMFGAPAEPPPAPAPTPEPAAEPEAAEEAPKAAEAPASSRPYRVLARKYRPQTFAELIGQDAMVRTLANAIARDRLAHAFLMTGVRGVGKTSTARLIAKALNCIGPDGQGGPTISPCGECEPCRAIAEGRHIDVIEMDAASHTGVDDVREIIEAVRYAAVSARYKIYIIDEVHMLSRNAFNALLKTLEEPPAHVKFLFATTEVDKLPVTVLSRTQRFDLRRIPVELLEAHFAEICRKEGVEADGEALHIIANAAEGSVRDGLSILDQAIAHADMDTGGRVTAERVRDMLGLADRGAQRKLFAHLLKGDAKAALTAVDDQYALGVEPLALMRSLMDITHRIALAQVAGEADAPTVEEREQLQDWAQRLEVGQVHRLWQLLLKGHDEVRQAPDPLVSARMALLRVLHASNLPDPGKLAKKLDELAKRGPAPAAPSEGGAGAPGPTAALDWEELVEKVDHAGHLQAASIMRLQIRPISVEQGKLVYDRPDNFSDAIEPVLKDALYAVSGERWLLEAGDPTKAQPSLVERDKAAREEAKAKLREHPLVKATFAAFPDAELIEDGAELPPMRREIPWSRNA; encoded by the coding sequence ATGGGTGATTCACCGGAGAATACCGACTCGCTCCCTTGGGAAAGCGAGGCCGAAGAGGCCGCGCCGAGCGCTGCCGAGCTAGAGGCGGCAGGGCAGGAATCGATGTTCGGCGCGCCTGCCGAACCGCCGCCTGCACCTGCTCCAACACCCGAGCCTGCGGCGGAACCCGAAGCAGCGGAGGAAGCGCCAAAAGCGGCTGAAGCGCCTGCCTCCTCGCGGCCCTACCGCGTGCTGGCGCGCAAGTACCGTCCGCAGACCTTTGCCGAACTCATCGGCCAGGATGCGATGGTCCGCACGCTGGCCAATGCGATCGCGCGCGACCGGCTGGCCCACGCCTTCCTGATGACGGGCGTGCGCGGGGTCGGAAAGACCTCGACCGCGCGCCTCATTGCCAAGGCGCTGAACTGCATCGGGCCGGACGGGCAGGGCGGCCCGACGATCAGCCCCTGCGGCGAATGCGAACCGTGCCGCGCCATCGCGGAAGGCCGCCACATCGACGTGATCGAGATGGACGCCGCCTCGCACACGGGTGTCGACGACGTGCGCGAGATCATCGAGGCGGTGCGCTATGCCGCCGTTTCGGCGCGCTACAAGATCTACATCATCGACGAAGTCCACATGCTGTCGCGCAATGCGTTCAACGCCCTGCTCAAGACTCTTGAGGAACCGCCTGCGCATGTGAAGTTCCTCTTCGCGACGACCGAGGTGGACAAACTGCCGGTCACCGTCCTCAGCCGCACGCAGCGTTTCGACCTGCGCCGTATCCCGGTGGAACTGCTCGAGGCGCATTTCGCGGAAATCTGCCGCAAGGAAGGCGTCGAGGCCGATGGCGAGGCGCTGCACATCATCGCCAATGCCGCCGAAGGTTCGGTGCGCGACGGGCTGTCCATCCTCGACCAGGCTATCGCCCACGCCGACATGGATACCGGCGGCCGCGTCACTGCGGAACGCGTGCGCGACATGCTCGGCCTCGCGGACCGCGGGGCGCAGCGCAAGCTGTTCGCGCACCTTCTCAAGGGCGATGCCAAGGCCGCGCTGACTGCGGTGGACGACCAGTATGCGCTGGGCGTCGAACCGCTTGCTTTGATGCGCTCGCTCATGGACATCACCCACCGCATCGCGCTGGCGCAGGTCGCGGGCGAAGCGGATGCGCCAACCGTCGAAGAGCGCGAGCAGTTGCAGGACTGGGCCCAGCGGCTCGAGGTCGGCCAGGTCCACCGTCTGTGGCAATTGCTGCTCAAGGGCCATGACGAGGTCCGGCAGGCGCCCGATCCGCTGGTTTCGGCGCGCATGGCTCTGCTGCGCGTACTGCACGCTTCCAACCTGCCCGACCCGGGCAAGCTGGCGAAGAAGCTGGACGAACTGGCAAAGCGCGGTCCGGCACCCGCCGCACCGTCGGAAGGCGGAGCGGGCGCACCGGGCCCGACCGCAGCGCTCGACTGGGAAGAACTGGTCGAGAAGGTCGACCATGCCGGGCACCTGCAGGCCGCCAGCATCATGCGGCTGCAAATCCGGCCGATTTCGGTCGAGCAAGGCAAGCTGGTTTACGACCGCCCCGACAATTTCAGCGATGCGATCGAGCCGGTGCTCAAGGACGCGCTCTATGCCGTCAGCGGCGAACGCTGGCTGCTCGAAGCGGGCGATCCCACCAAGGCGCAGCCCTCGCTGGTCGAACGCGACAAGGCGGCGCGCGAAGAAGCCAAGGCGAAACTGCGCGAACACCCGCTGGTAAAGGCCACTTTCGCGGCATTTCCCGATGCCGAACTGATTGAAGACGGCGCCGAACTCCCCCCGATGCGGCGCGAAATACCCTGGAGCAGAAACGCATGA
- a CDS encoding ETC complex I subunit, whose translation MAARIYQRPKNAMQSGKARTDEWVLEFEQSEARKADPLMGWTGSGDTQVQVQLTFPTKDAAKAYAEKYGIVARVHATPPKSLKLQAYADNFR comes from the coding sequence ATGGCGGCACGAATCTACCAGCGACCGAAAAACGCGATGCAGTCCGGCAAGGCCCGGACCGACGAGTGGGTGCTCGAATTCGAGCAGTCCGAAGCGCGCAAGGCCGACCCCCTGATGGGCTGGACCGGCAGCGGCGACACGCAGGTGCAGGTGCAGCTGACCTTCCCGACGAAGGATGCGGCCAAGGCCTATGCCGAGAAATACGGCATCGTCGCACGCGTTCACGCAACGCCGCCCAAAAGCCTCAAGCTGCAGGCCTACGCCGACAATTTCCGTTAA
- the hrpB gene encoding ATP-dependent helicase HrpB, which produces MADELPIHAVLQDLLAALRSGTGAVLVAPPGAGKTTAVAPALLSEDWCGGTVILTSPRRVAARAAAERMAELLGEKAGQTIGYLTRLDSKRSAATRVLVVTEAIFVNMILDDPELSGVSAVLFDEAHERHLDSDLGLALALESRAVLREDLRVLVMSATIDGARFASLVGEGTPVVESEGRAYPLRTVWLGSSPQERVEDAMAAAISQAWREEKGDILAFLPGVGEIERTRERLEVRLPTALVLPLHGQVKPAEQRAAIRRDPDGRRRIVLATAIAETSLTLDGVSVVVDAGLSRRAEFDRAAGTTHLATHRASQAAAAQRAGRAARQGAGVAYRLWEEGGHAGRPAFDPPEMATSDLAPLVLTLAKWGSSDPASLPWLDLPPAPSVAAARATLQALGALDGDGKITARGQQMAALPLDPASAAMLLFGAKHGCEGEAARLALLLQERGLGGRGEDLEARLSRWNADRSGRADASRKLAARWAERARELIGKQRREDVPLAILLAAGRPEFIAKRRDGSGESWIAAGGRGFALDPASSLARADFLVIGDAQGQAKGARITAAIALDEKELERWLPERIERKSITRWNGNRIEARLERRLGAITLATGPDPAPDEAAIVDSLVEKALEDVGKLVPRELAARARYAGIKALDPASLAGQADLWLAPLLAGRRDLDIPKGRLVEALLGLLDWDERQRLDREAPRELTSPAGTTHAIDYTGDDAPCTEVRVQALFGLERHPTVGDTPLLLKLTSPAGRPIQATRDLPGFWRGSWADVRKDMKGRYPKHRWPEEPWTEKPSLKTKNAFSKSEG; this is translated from the coding sequence GTGGCCGACGAACTTCCCATCCATGCTGTCCTGCAGGACCTGCTGGCGGCCCTGCGCAGCGGCACCGGCGCCGTGCTCGTCGCTCCCCCTGGGGCGGGCAAGACGACTGCCGTGGCGCCGGCCCTGCTGAGCGAGGACTGGTGCGGTGGAACCGTCATCCTGACCTCGCCCCGCCGCGTTGCCGCGCGTGCAGCGGCCGAGCGCATGGCCGAATTGCTGGGCGAAAAGGCGGGCCAGACAATCGGCTACCTGACGCGCCTCGACAGCAAGCGCAGCGCCGCGACCCGCGTGCTGGTCGTGACGGAGGCGATCTTCGTCAACATGATCCTCGACGATCCCGAACTGTCCGGCGTTTCGGCCGTGCTGTTCGACGAGGCGCACGAGCGGCACCTCGACAGCGATCTCGGTCTTGCCCTCGCGCTGGAAAGCCGCGCCGTGCTGCGCGAGGATTTGCGCGTGCTGGTCATGTCGGCAACGATCGACGGTGCGCGGTTCGCTTCGCTGGTCGGTGAAGGCACGCCGGTGGTCGAAAGCGAGGGGCGGGCCTATCCGCTGCGGACCGTCTGGCTTGGTTCCTCACCGCAGGAACGGGTCGAAGACGCCATGGCGGCAGCCATCTCGCAGGCCTGGCGGGAGGAGAAGGGGGATATCCTCGCCTTCCTGCCCGGCGTTGGGGAAATCGAACGCACGCGGGAACGGCTGGAAGTCCGGCTTCCGACCGCACTCGTCCTGCCGCTGCACGGGCAGGTCAAGCCCGCCGAACAGCGCGCCGCGATCCGCCGCGATCCCGACGGGCGCCGACGCATCGTGCTTGCCACCGCGATTGCGGAGACATCGCTGACGCTCGACGGGGTATCGGTCGTGGTCGATGCAGGCCTCTCACGCCGCGCGGAATTCGACCGGGCTGCGGGGACCACGCATCTGGCGACCCACCGCGCGAGCCAGGCCGCCGCGGCCCAGCGCGCAGGCCGCGCGGCCCGGCAAGGGGCGGGTGTCGCCTATCGCCTGTGGGAAGAGGGTGGCCATGCGGGCCGCCCCGCATTCGACCCACCGGAAATGGCGACGTCGGACCTCGCCCCGCTGGTGCTGACGCTGGCGAAATGGGGGTCGAGCGATCCTGCATCGCTGCCGTGGCTCGACTTGCCCCCCGCGCCCTCTGTCGCCGCGGCGAGGGCGACGTTGCAGGCACTTGGCGCTTTGGACGGTGACGGGAAGATCACGGCGCGTGGGCAGCAGATGGCCGCCCTCCCGCTCGATCCGGCCTCTGCAGCGATGCTTCTGTTCGGGGCGAAGCACGGTTGCGAGGGCGAGGCGGCGCGGCTCGCCCTGCTGTTGCAGGAACGCGGGCTGGGCGGACGCGGCGAAGACCTCGAAGCGCGGCTTTCGCGCTGGAACGCCGACCGGTCCGGCCGCGCGGATGCGAGCCGCAAGCTCGCTGCGCGCTGGGCGGAGCGTGCCCGCGAACTCATCGGCAAGCAGCGGCGCGAGGATGTCCCGCTCGCCATCCTGCTGGCGGCCGGCAGGCCCGAATTCATCGCCAAGCGCCGCGACGGGTCCGGCGAAAGCTGGATCGCGGCGGGAGGACGCGGTTTCGCCCTCGACCCGGCATCCTCGCTCGCCCGGGCGGATTTCCTCGTCATCGGCGATGCGCAAGGGCAGGCCAAGGGCGCGCGGATCACTGCTGCCATCGCGCTCGACGAGAAGGAGCTTGAACGCTGGCTGCCCGAGCGGATCGAGCGCAAGTCGATCACCCGCTGGAACGGCAACCGGATAGAGGCGCGGCTCGAACGCAGGCTTGGCGCGATAACGCTTGCCACCGGCCCCGATCCTGCGCCCGACGAGGCGGCGATTGTGGATAGCCTTGTGGAAAAGGCGTTGGAAGACGTGGGAAAGCTGGTCCCGCGCGAACTGGCGGCGCGCGCCCGCTATGCCGGGATCAAGGCCTTGGACCCGGCTTCACTGGCCGGACAGGCCGATCTCTGGCTCGCACCGTTGCTGGCCGGGCGTCGCGACCTCGACATTCCCAAGGGCAGGCTGGTCGAAGCCTTGCTCGGTCTGCTCGACTGGGACGAGCGCCAGCGCCTCGACAGGGAAGCACCGCGCGAATTGACCTCGCCCGCCGGCACTACCCACGCGATCGACTACACGGGCGACGATGCACCTTGCACCGAGGTCCGCGTGCAGGCGCTGTTCGGCCTCGAGCGGCATCCGACGGTCGGCGATACGCCGCTGCTGCTCAAGCTCACCAGTCCCGCAGGCCGCCCCATCCAGGCCACGCGCGACCTGCCGGGCTTCTGGCGCGGCAGCTGGGCGGACGTGCGCAAGGACATGAAGGGCCGCTATCCCAAGCACCGCTGGCCGGAGGAACCGTGGACCGAAAAGCCGAGTTTGAAGACCAAGAACGCCTTTTCAAAAAGCGAGGGCTGA